One Citrobacter amalonaticus genomic window carries:
- a CDS encoding YbjP/YqhG family protein → MRLFFIVSMVYLLTSCVSGNNDAEKRVADFYHYYLPVFANSPGKIKPDPEKMHEYVSRETLTQLDVISHIYEQEIIDSDYYTYAQDYSVDWIPSLKVGKAQDVDGSKYVTVWLGCENDKTYQIGVYLKKEDRRWKIYRVKNVTDGYEHFIFDRQSIEKAKQHAKEVE, encoded by the coding sequence ATGCGCCTCTTTTTTATCGTATCCATGGTGTATTTACTCACGTCCTGCGTTTCAGGAAACAATGATGCTGAAAAACGCGTAGCTGATTTTTATCACTACTATTTACCTGTTTTTGCCAATAGCCCTGGCAAAATAAAGCCAGATCCTGAGAAAATGCATGAATACGTCTCCCGCGAAACGTTAACTCAACTTGATGTTATTTCACATATTTATGAGCAAGAAATCATCGACTCTGACTATTATACGTACGCGCAGGACTATTCGGTCGACTGGATCCCTTCATTGAAGGTGGGCAAAGCACAAGATGTTGACGGTAGTAAATACGTTACTGTTTGGCTTGGATGCGAAAACGACAAAACCTATCAGATAGGCGTCTACCTGAAAAAAGAAGATCGGAGATGGAAAATCTACAGAGTCAAAAACGTCACCGATGGCTATGAGCACTTTATTTTTGACAGGCAGTCTATTGAAAAAGCAAAGCAACATGCCAAAGAGGTCGAATGA